The following proteins come from a genomic window of Streptomyces sp. NBC_01716:
- a CDS encoding class I SAM-dependent methyltransferase, with protein MAEPSFLTAVRESYDTVAADYVERVPTPAEMDPLSRAMLAGFAELVRTAGPGPVADLGCGPGRVTAHLAGLGVSAFGVDLSPKMIGLARHAYPNLRFTEGSMTALETGDDELGGILAWYSTHHTPPRWLPTVFAEFHRTLAPGGYLLWGDYVGDERLRPTHGYGRPVSYESYLLPLDRVVDLLGQAGLVVTARLEQEPGGRVKRPHACLLARKGVF; from the coding sequence ATGGCTGAGCCCTCCTTTCTCACCGCCGTCCGCGAGTCGTACGACACGGTCGCCGCCGATTACGTCGAACGCGTCCCGACTCCGGCCGAGATGGACCCGCTGTCACGCGCGATGCTGGCGGGGTTTGCCGAACTGGTGCGGACAGCCGGTCCGGGGCCGGTCGCGGATCTGGGGTGCGGCCCCGGGCGCGTGACGGCGCACCTGGCCGGGCTGGGGGTGTCCGCCTTCGGCGTCGATCTGTCGCCGAAGATGATCGGGCTGGCCCGGCACGCCTATCCGAACCTGCGGTTCACCGAGGGCTCGATGACCGCGCTGGAGACGGGGGACGACGAGCTCGGCGGCATCCTGGCCTGGTACTCCACCCATCACACGCCCCCGCGGTGGCTGCCGACGGTGTTCGCCGAGTTCCACCGCACGCTCGCGCCCGGCGGCTACCTGCTCTGGGGAGACTACGTCGGCGATGAGCGGCTGCGGCCGACCCACGGCTATGGCCGTCCGGTGTCCTACGAGTCGTACCTCCTGCCCCTGGACCGCGTGGTCGACCTGCTGGGCCAGGCCGGACTCGTCGTCACCGCGAGACTGGAGCAGGAGCCCGGCGGACGCGTGAAAAGACCGCACGCCTGCCTCCTGGCCCGCAAGGGCGTGTTTTAG
- a CDS encoding 2Fe-2S iron-sulfur cluster-binding protein, with amino-acid sequence MKQPNQLSTSHRLTTVDEVETTIGRPAPPVMLKQISALDEGCRTVLARCPIAAFGYRDADGTSRTTFIGGTPGFARVHSPTRISFSLPESGDPRGPVSFFFLLPGVGEILRVNGSVAARKGAETTVDIEEAYVHCAQAVLRSRLWQPPAVTRELAEPAPEFAGDGPLRGPGVAEFLAAAPFLALSTGDSSEGSDTSPRGDRQAVVRILDGRTLVIPDRKGNKRADTLHNLLRDDRLSFAALVPGRSGVLHVRGRGTITDDPALLETMALRGMPPHLALLIDVEHAEVTGNDAVARSRLWTPDAHLDRGTVPDLMALAGEHLAANSSRGDGGPPAFLLKAVGAIPGINRLLRLAGDRLYRSGLRKEGYEDIEPAARGRRRGFLRRRPADRAVPAGDGRTENPLREVRVAEVRGETASAVTLVLEDVGENPGSFDFRPGQFFTLVADIDGRPVRRAYSASSAPGAPRLEVTVKHVDGGRFSTHVHRHLRAGDRLAVRGPSGSFHAEPRSGDELVLVAAGSGVTPMMSMIRTRLAVRPDRGGRIALLYSSRSADEIIFADELTRLAQGDPDRLSVTHVLTRRDGRLDADGVRRWVTGLSPAGDAHYYLCGPEPLMDTVRRALNGLGIPDELVHHERYTSGVDTGAATTAPQEMTVEENGHPVGTAVVEPGQTLLDAGLAAGLTMPYSCTVGNCGDCMVRLRGGEVTQNEPNCLTPQQKADGYVLTCVGCPLTKVTLNITDP; translated from the coding sequence GTGAAGCAACCGAATCAGTTGAGCACCTCGCACCGGCTGACGACGGTGGACGAGGTCGAGACGACCATCGGCCGCCCGGCGCCGCCGGTCATGCTCAAGCAGATCAGCGCCCTCGACGAGGGCTGCCGGACCGTACTCGCCCGGTGTCCGATCGCGGCCTTCGGCTACCGGGATGCCGACGGCACCAGCAGGACGACCTTCATCGGCGGTACGCCGGGGTTCGCGCGCGTCCACTCGCCCACGCGGATCTCGTTCTCCCTGCCCGAGTCCGGCGACCCGCGCGGTCCGGTCTCGTTCTTCTTCCTCCTGCCGGGAGTGGGGGAGATCCTGCGCGTCAACGGTTCGGTGGCCGCGCGGAAGGGCGCGGAGACGACCGTCGACATCGAGGAGGCGTACGTGCACTGCGCGCAGGCCGTCCTCCGGTCCCGACTGTGGCAGCCGCCCGCCGTCACCCGCGAACTCGCCGAGCCGGCCCCCGAGTTCGCGGGTGACGGGCCCTTGCGCGGGCCTGGCGTCGCCGAGTTCCTGGCCGCCGCACCGTTCCTCGCGCTGTCCACGGGGGACTCCTCCGAGGGGAGCGACACCAGTCCGCGCGGGGACCGGCAGGCGGTGGTGCGGATCCTGGACGGTCGCACGCTCGTCATCCCGGACCGGAAGGGCAACAAACGCGCCGACACGCTCCACAACCTGCTGCGGGACGACCGGCTCTCGTTCGCCGCGCTCGTTCCGGGGCGCAGCGGTGTGCTGCACGTCCGCGGGCGCGGCACGATCACCGATGATCCCGCGCTGCTGGAGACGATGGCGCTACGCGGGATGCCCCCGCACCTGGCGCTGCTCATCGACGTCGAGCACGCCGAGGTGACCGGCAACGACGCCGTGGCACGCTCGCGGCTGTGGACGCCCGACGCGCATCTCGACCGCGGCACGGTGCCGGATCTGATGGCGCTGGCGGGAGAACACCTCGCCGCCAACTCGTCCAGGGGCGACGGCGGTCCACCCGCGTTCCTGCTGAAGGCCGTCGGGGCGATTCCGGGGATCAACCGGCTGCTGCGACTGGCGGGGGACCGCCTCTACCGGTCCGGGCTGCGGAAGGAGGGTTACGAGGACATCGAGCCCGCCGCGCGCGGTCGGCGCCGCGGCTTCCTGCGACGGCGTCCTGCCGATCGCGCCGTTCCCGCGGGCGACGGCAGGACGGAGAACCCTCTGCGGGAAGTGCGCGTCGCCGAGGTGCGCGGGGAGACGGCGAGCGCGGTCACCCTCGTACTGGAGGACGTTGGCGAGAACCCGGGATCGTTCGACTTCAGGCCCGGCCAGTTCTTCACGCTCGTCGCCGACATCGACGGCCGCCCGGTGCGACGGGCCTACTCGGCCTCGTCGGCGCCCGGGGCGCCCAGGCTGGAGGTCACCGTCAAACACGTCGATGGCGGCCGGTTCTCCACCCACGTACATCGACATCTCCGTGCGGGGGACCGCCTCGCGGTGCGCGGCCCGTCGGGATCCTTCCATGCCGAGCCACGGTCCGGGGACGAGCTCGTGCTCGTCGCGGCGGGCAGCGGCGTGACGCCGATGATGAGCATGATCCGTACGCGGCTCGCCGTCCGTCCGGACCGCGGCGGCCGGATCGCGCTGCTCTACAGCAGCCGCAGCGCGGACGAGATCATCTTCGCCGACGAACTGACGCGGCTGGCGCAGGGCGATCCCGACCGGCTGTCGGTCACCCACGTCCTGACCCGCCGGGACGGGCGTCTCGACGCGGACGGCGTACGTCGTTGGGTCACCGGCCTGTCCCCGGCCGGTGACGCCCACTACTACCTCTGCGGTCCCGAACCGCTGATGGACACCGTGCGGAGAGCCCTGAACGGGCTTGGAATCCCTGACGAGTTGGTGCACCACGAGCGCTACACCAGCGGAGTGGACACCGGGGCCGCGACGACGGCGCCGCAGGAGATGACCGTCGAGGAGAACGGGCACCCGGTCGGCACGGCCGTGGTCGAACCTGGCCAGACGCTGCTGGACGCGGGACTCGCGGCGGGGCTGACGATGCCGTACTCCTGCACGGTGGGGAACTGCGGCGACTGCATGGTGCGGCTCCGCGGCGGAGAGGTCACGCAGAATGAGCCGAACTGCCTGACGCCACAACAGAAGGCCGACGGCTACGTGCTGACGTGTGTGGGCTGCCCGCTGACGAAGGTCACCCTCAACATCACGGACCCGTGA